The window CGGTTGTTGGGGCCGACGACAAAGGTCTCGAAGGTGTATTTCTCGTTGAGCTGGGCCTCAGCGCTGGAACGCGCATAGGCCGCCGGCGTCCAGAGGGTGTCGGTAAGAAGAGGGCCGGCTTCCTGCTCGCTCAACTCATAGCTCTTGGGATGAACGGCAAAGCGCACCTCGACCGAGCGCCCCATGAGGTTGGTCAGCGTGCGCTTGATCAGCCCCAATAAGCGGTTTTCCAGCCATTCCTTGGCGAAGTTGCTCTGTACTCCGATGATAAAAACCCCATCCTCGAACCCAATGACCGATGTCTGCTTGACCCAGGTCTCGAATGTAGCCCGCGTCATCTGCAACTGGAGCTCGCCCAGTGCCGCCTGCCATATCTGGTTGGGATTCATGTGCTCACAACTCCACAATGTGGGCATGGTCGTGTGTCTGCAGTGTGCTACGAGCCAGGATAGAAACGTATCTTTTTTGTGCTTTTTCTTGAGAAGATAGGCCGCTGTGCTATAACGACAAGGATTTCCCCATTCCGCGGAAGGACCACCGGCGCTCTACAATAAGAGACACGCTGTATCAGCGGTTTCAGGAACAGGACGTGTCCTCTCCTTGCGCAGAAATGTTGGTACCGTTTTTGTCACCTTGTTTTTGGAGAGGCCAGTGGATGGGGCGCGTACCGCTGACCTCACGCGGTAAAGCTGGGAGAAGTGCCGCAGACGATGCAGTGGGGTGTCTGGGCAACCGATGATTATCATAGCAGAAACTGCGTTTTTTGGCAATGCCCCGGATGGGGCTTGGGGGCCTTCCGGGAGCATTTTCCGGCCCGCCGGCCGGCGCCTCCGAAGATACTTTTCCACAACCTGTAGTGGAAAAGTGGAAAAGGGCATACTAATTGTAGGGGGAGGGATATCCCAAGCTTAAAACCGGCCGCCGGCGGCAATTTTTAAGGAGTTATTGTCCAATGCCGGTTTGACGCCGGCATCTCCCGGCATTATACTCCGGCATGGATGGGGTCTCCCCTTCCCACATTTCCATTTCCCTGCGAGGTGCTCTATGGGCATTGTCATTATCGGCCTGGGTCCGGGCAACCCAGCCCATTTGACCCGCGAGGCGGACCAGATACTGCGGCAGGCGGATGCGGTGTATTTGCGCACCGGCCGGCATCCTATCCTGCCGTATATACAGACCTGCTGTGGGAAAGTGTACACCTTTGACCACGTGTACGAGGAAAAAGATACCCTGCCGGAAGTGTACGAGGCCATCGCCGGCGAGCTGATGCGCATGGCCCGGGAGCGCGCCGGCGCCGATGTGTACTTCGCGGTGCCGGGTCACCCCCTGGTGGGGGAAGTCACCACCCAGCTCCTGCTGGAGCGGTCGCCGGCGGAGGGCATCGAGGTGCGCATCGTCGAGGGGTTGAGCTTCATCGAGCCAACCCTGACCGCTCTGGGGCTGGAATTTCTCCAGGGCGTGCAGGTGGTGGACGCCCTGGACCTCATCACCCAGCCGTACCCGCGCATCGATCCCGAGCGGGGGGTCATCGTCGGGCAGGTGTACAGCCGGGAGGTGGCCAGCGATGTCAAGCTGACGTTGGGGGAGCTGTACCCCGATGAACATGGGATCGCACTGGTGCGGGCCGCCGGCACTGCGGAGCAGGCGGTTCGGCACATCCCCTTGTATGAATTGGACCGACAGCCGGCCATCGACCATTTGACCACCGTCTACGTCCCACCACTGCCCTACGGCTGTTCCTGGGAGGGATTGCAGACCATTGTGGCGCGACTGCGGGCGCCGGATGGCTGTCCATGGGACCGCAAGCAGACGCACCGCACCCTGCGCACCCACCTGTTGGACGAGGCCTACGAGGTGCTGGATGCCCTGGACCGCGATGATACGGACGACTTATGCGTGGAGCTGGGGGACCTGGCCCTGCAGATCGCCCTGCATA of the Anaerolineae bacterium genome contains:
- the mazG gene encoding nucleoside triphosphate pyrophosphohydrolase is translated as MGIVIIGLGPGNPAHLTREADQILRQADAVYLRTGRHPILPYIQTCCGKVYTFDHVYEEKDTLPEVYEAIAGELMRMARERAGADVYFAVPGHPLVGEVTTQLLLERSPAEGIEVRIVEGLSFIEPTLTALGLEFLQGVQVVDALDLITQPYPRIDPERGVIVGQVYSREVASDVKLTLGELYPDEHGIALVRAAGTAEQAVRHIPLYELDRQPAIDHLTTVYVPPLPYGCSWEGLQTIVARLRAPDGCPWDRKQTHRTLRTHLLDEAYEVLDALDRDDTDDLCVELGDLALQIALHIQIAREEGEFKPTEVFAGIISKLRRRHPHVFGDVKVRDAEEVMVNWEQIKRQERSAEDHRRLFEGVPASLPALSQALTYQERAARVGYEPAAGGRLSQLFQQWLAVADGDEELLGELLFALVDSARRRGINPENALRAANARFAERFRAAQGAGS